The Pelobacter seleniigenes DSM 18267 genomic sequence GGTGCGGAGCTTGGCCCCCGGCAATACCTGGAGCTGCTTAAAGAAGCCAAAAATGCGGTCAATGTGCCAATCATTGCCAGCCTTAACTGTGTTTCCGGGGAAAGCTGGGCCGGATATGCCAAAAAACTCGAAGCCGCCGGAGCGGATGGTATCGAACTTAATGCCAGTCTGATGCCGACCGATCCGCAACAACCGGGTCTGGACATCGTCGACAGCTATCTTAAAATCCTCTATCAGGTCAAACAGCAGGTCAGCATTCCGGTCGCTATGAAGGTTGGTCCCTATTTCACCAACTTTGCCAATTTTGCCGACCGGCTGACCCGGGATCGTGCAGAAGCTCCGGCTTACAGCGTCGGTTGGCTTGGCAAGGACAAAGAACCTGGCGACATCATCTGGAAAGGTGCTGACGGCCTGGTCCTGTTCAACCGGTTCTACAAGCTCGATATCGATATTGAGAACAAAAAGCTGGTCCCCGGCAACCCCTACAGCAAACCGAGCGAAATCAGTGAAGTTCTACGCTGGCTGTCGATTCTGGCCGGCAAAACCGGTTGCGATCTGGCGGCATCCACCGGAATTCATCAGAGTGAAGATGCCATTAAAGCGCTGCTCGCCGGTGCGAAAGTGGTCCAGCTCTGCTCAACCCTGTTTATTAATGGAACCGGGCAGATCAAGGTGATCGAACAAGGACTGCGCGACTGGATGCAGCGGCAGGGTTATGAAAAACTCTGTGACTTCCGCGGGCTGCTGAG encodes the following:
- a CDS encoding dihydroorotate dehydrogenase-like protein → MIDISTSYMGIPLKSPIIVASSSKTGSLSGIRDCAEAGAGAIILKSLFEEQIIAETNQLSSHAEEYSGYGEAYQYLQGYGAELGPRQYLELLKEAKNAVNVPIIASLNCVSGESWAGYAKKLEAAGADGIELNASLMPTDPQQPGLDIVDSYLKILYQVKQQVSIPVAMKVGPYFTNFANFADRLTRDRAEAPAYSVGWLGKDKEPGDIIWKGADGLVLFNRFYKLDIDIENKKLVPGNPYSKPSEISEVLRWLSILAGKTGCDLAASTGIHQSEDAIKALLAGAKVVQLCSTLFINGTGQIKVIEQGLRDWMQRQGYEKLCDFRGLLSQAKSSTPKDHERLQYIKLFVGME